The Plutella xylostella chromosome Z, ilPluXylo3.1, whole genome shotgun sequence region gacagtcagtttggcatccgaaatgcggattcgaatagtgggtacaatactttgcgttcgttcactgtcggagcaggataagaaccacgggcgagttgttgcgctggctgtttgcttaaaaatagtaaccgcgttcaactctttcccctagagggcgaacctttagggcggctcttgtataccatcacttgtcttcttatctgcagaaaattgacagaggtcatacgtgtctaacaagtacattaaggatgcgaaaagagagggtttgttttcactgaagaagttcagttgcggagttccacagcggtaggtcttggacccctctgctgtggaacttggcatacaacgcggtcctgcaaatcaagctcgcaaacggcgttagcacagtgcatttttctaatgtcacacaggtcgtgaggtaggctgagagcctccttcggggatgacatcccaatgattcattacgaaaaaattgctgcagctgtgctcgccatgcagtgcatgggctacttccgaatctggggggctgttgcaaaggagtccgttgcctctatacggtacgggttccgtgcgatctatgatccttccgggagcacctgtcttgtcaagtcgaagagaatggctcgtattcgacgcaacctgcagtactggtgggattggttggaggacaggacagcaggaagctgcagcagccgtcatgctgtgattcgacgcatagatgcaaaaaaaagttgaaagtaacttcatgttaataaaatattagatcttaatttaacaacataacattgcaaaaaaaaattaacattgttgagtatgttattgtaatttactaaagtagtaataaaaacaaaggcttattgcatagttttcgttcacgttcgcctacatcgcacgttgtatatgagaataaagggtataattactaagttttcttgtttaaaaatcacgttttggggtttagaggaaaacaaatggtaaaatgcggaatacagttttttttttttcgaataaagaggaaaacatgtgaattcaaaaaacgtttctattgacaccaaagagtacttttcgccgagaaaagtggagttacaatgtttgcgatctaaagtgatgatagaactagaacttattttttcagttcacctgctgttgagtgaaatcgtaattaggtaaatgactccttgacatgaaaataactttttttttataatcgttataacaaaaccgttttttttaatacagcaatatttgtaggtgtacttacagtgagcaaaagagcgcagcaaggtgtaaattttttggtttttaagaaacaaaaatattatttctatcatatcccaaatacacataagtacttaaaaaaaaaatacacactctcgccttgtactaatgtactcccttgcgggggtacttacatgttattatttttctggtgacctccccatatccctttgccagctacgtaaccttttgtgacaccctgtatatgcagagttctgcaaactactgttctgcttttgaaataccaaaaaaaaacaggtcgtctaaccaaaaggtcacgtgaccaaaaaaaaaattatatgaagaagcgtttttttcatgaatataaaaaattacgtaggataaaagtttttcagagtgacgcctgagtaacgccctttcggctaactatactttttttattacacgggggcagagtttaatacaacaccctgaactattaaactctgataatattttcgcgatttttttacattctgatttcatttcctggcttagaaataacatcaataacatgctgcacacgtaggtttcggcatagtattaaaccctttttgcaacaacctgtataaatatcggcacgggtacgactttatatataattaattattaaatattaaaaatactttcaaataaaaataaatattttcgtatcacaaaacaatattacttacttagtatatttttaacaaagtggcatgtcttcacttttatgttttcgagtactatgttaaaatttcatgtcattgtccgtagaacgccccgcatacctcaaccccccctcactagatttgacagattctgattttcttccagctttagtgacagccttaattTCTGTTGAGTTGAGAGATAGTTTGTATCTTGCAAAGGTCACAAATCGACTGTAATTCATAGATCTATGGAAAACGTGATTCAAACTCAATTTTTAATTCGAATGAATCTGCAGAAATTATCAATATCCATAAGTAATTTACAGTCAATAGGGaactaaaaaaacattaatttcgcAGGTGAACAACTGGACGTTGAACTACGGAAGCATCGCTCTGATGTGGCGAGGAGGCTGCATCATCAGGAGTGCCTTCCTCGGCAACATCAAGGTAACGTTAAATTATATTCGTGTTGGACCTTTTATTCACTATATTGGGACTAATTTACTTACGCTgttaaaaaactaattatcCTTATGTAATATTTCACAGTCTGGAAAAGATAGGTGGAGCACCAAGGGTGgttaacataaataaagaaaacaagCTTAGAAGACATCCCGTATTtagaaaacttttatatttttcacttCACACAAACCATCCTAACCAATCCGCAGGACGCGTTCACGACGAACCCCGAGCTGACCAATCTGCTTCTCGACCCGTACTTCAACGACAAGATCCGCCAATCGCAGCAGTCCATGCGGCAGGTGGTGGCCAATGCGGCGTTAGTGGGCGTGCCCGCGCCGGCTTTCTCTGCCGCGCTTGCGTATTACGATGGATATAGGAGCGCTACGCTGCCGGCTAACTTGCTGCAGGTAAATATTTGTAGATTGGTATGGTTTTCGCATCAAGACAAATATTGTGGATCAATTTATCTTCGGCTAGGTTGTGTAGCATGCTTGGACACAAATTTCACTATAATGGTTTTTCTTGAAGAGCTTgaaagaacataatataaacataCTTTCGTATAGGTCTAGAAAAATGGCTTAGGTTTTTTAAAATCGTATTTATGTAGTACACACTTAATATAAACGTACTGTAATCTTCTCTTGTGTATACTACTCGTATCTACATAACTGTTACATTCCTATCTACATAACTGTTACATTCCTCAGGCCCAGCGCGACTACTTCGGCGCTCACACATACGAGCTCCTCTCCAAGCCGGGCGAGTTCGTGCACACCAACTGGACCGGCCACGGCGGCAACGTGTCCGCATCCACGTACAAAGTCTAGGTTGTAATGCGGAACGGTTGCCACGCTATAGTGAGTGGACTAGTGACGAGGGATTTGCACTTGTATAAGTTTAGCTGTCAGGTAATTCGCTCGAAATGGATTGGGCTTCAGGGTTGCTGcattaattaaaatcaaattaagATGTTCGACTTCGAATATCCGGTAAAGGTATGTGTAGTAGCCCTCgacattaggtacttatctacGTCGTGGTCGTAAAAAAATGGTGACACACATTAGTGTTTGGCAACTGTTCAAAAACCCAAAACTAACACAGGTTCATCTGatcattatttatacttagccATTTAACTATCGTGCGCAAACAATTTTACTATAAATGCAAATATCCTTCTCTAAAATGACGTAAATCGCATATGACCTTGTCCTTGATGAAACTGCGTGAGttatgttaaaaaaactatgaCGTACTCTCTTAGACATTAGCCATTAGtgctgaaaatatttcatctaATAGGTATTGTTTAAAATCTATCCTATTGATATTGATAGGATGCAGTTgactaattaatttatttataaaattattaaattatcatcattataattaataaaagacTATAATATTCGCAAAGCAAGACATTCCAgaaggtttttttataattccttaagtataaataacttttatatttttttaagtggtGTTAACTGTTTTTGATTGAATTGTTCACCTGTTTATCgtgcattttatatttattgttataacaATAGTTCCTGGAGTATACAATGCTGTTGAAAATTTGACTATTTCACGTTTTATTATGAActtattaatgtttttttatgatatattGTATAAGGTTGTGGGAATATACCTGTTTTTGTGATTTCAACATTGAAATCATGTTGATGGTCCAATCTGCTTTGCCTTATTTCAGCCCAATATTCTAATTAAGGATTCAAACTGAGTCACAGACAACCTGTGTTGgtgaaaattcttaattaaaGTAGTCGGCAAATAGTGAGTAAGTAAAATGTTTCCTAATTATTTGACTTGCAAATGTTTCATATTTTTGAtgttaaaatatatgtttCACAAAACGGAACGCCTGGATTTTACTGCCAAATCCTTTCTTCTCAAACCCTTGTCAACTATTTACTGTACAGTCAGTTGCATAAGTCCcaatacacttttgtaccttgtcaaattcactaactgcctattcattcattcaaacattgctaagtaggtagtttgacaaagtacaaatgtgtatagctacttatgcagctgactgaaCTTATATTTAGGATTCAAAAAGCACAACCACAGGACACCAATAATTTATCATGACCAATCACAAAAACTTCACATTATTTATCTGTCTAAACAGCATCCTCCCGTCGGCGATATCACATACAGTCGGTTGTTCCGGTCCCTGGCGTAGACCGGGCCGGGGCACCGCCAGCACCCTCTCATGAGGCAGGGCGTCCAGCTCGCCAGCAGCATGGTCACGAGTAGCCAGCCGTATAGCACCGCCATGTTGGTAGTGTGTGCTGGAAATTGGGGTTAATGATAGTGACGTCAAGTTATTCTGGTTAAGGACATTCAGCATTTAATAATCATGAAACGTTACGTTATAAATACGGTGGTATTACGGTAAtggttagtaagcttaagtgggctggtcacatccgtcgaagaaccgataaccgatggggtaaacgtgttctggagtggagaccacgactAGACAAACATAGTGTGGCACGctctccggctagatggggtgacgacttgcgaaaggtggctggttatgcttggatgcggaaagctatactATAGATTgcatcgcatccagtggcgtgctttgggagaggcctacgtccagcagaggactgctataggctgatgatgatacgGTAATGGTAAGATATGGTTTACTACCAATGATGGACTACTGTGCTAGAATTTGATATCTGGTTAAGGACATCCATCCATACAGCATtctacaatatacctacctatgggTTTAAACTgtgattatattattgtagttATATACCAAACACAACACCAAATAGATCCTAAGCTTAAACATATAGCAGCGCAAGCATGCTATTCATTAGATAATACAGCATAGCACATGTTTAAAACTTTCGCATTCTGACATTCGCTGcttcatcgtcatcatcatcggccTGTAATGGTCCACCGGACATTAGACCGGAAGTTAGTAGTGATCCAGCAGTAGCCGATTATTGGCTACTGTGGTAGAGAATTTACAAAACATTCGCCCAGCTAAACTTCATAAACTGAAAGAATAGGTAAACAAATTAGTatgaatattaatataaataattcttacttaggtttatagatatttatagGCCATAGggatataaaatattgatgtTAAAAATTATTCAAAGTATTCAAAATACAAGTCGACATTGATTGACACTACAGGTTTTTTAATGTTGGCCCCTAAATTTTATACTgtggttttatttaatttaatgtaatgaATGCAGTATTTCCATATTCTAAGAAATTATTATAGTACCTTCTCGTTagagaagtacctacttatgttccTATGTCCTTACTGAATggattgataaataaaatatgacgataactataatttactaatcttgttttatttacataactacACAATTTATGTAACAAGGTAAAACAATCCAACTCAACGcataacaatataattagtaaagctctgataaaattaaaatacagcCGTGCATAATGAATCACAATTATAATGGCGGACGGAATCATGGTATATCGCTCTAATCTAGGTCTTGCCAATACTTTTACACTCGCTTGTAAATAAGTACGGCCGCCATTATCCAATTATTTTCACGGAGTTATAAGAGTAACAATAACAAGGGTACTTTGTACAGTGGAAGACAGCCTATGTTCACTTTTTAGGGATCCGTAGCCTCTAAGATTCGTCATATCTGTCTCTGTATGACTGCTTGCCCATATAAGAACAGAACATTGTgcaaaatgataatttataaggGTGTTTTAATCTCATTTAAAGTTTAACTGGCAAAAGCATTCTTTCTGTATACGGACTATGGCTTAGAATTAACTTAATATTGTTAATCAGGCCCAAGGGCGTAAACAGATCATCTGAAAAATCCGCAAGACTTTCCAGTTTcacaaataacatttaaattaatgaacACCTAATAAATAAGCATCCAGTTTTGTGGATGATTGTATGCTAAAAATAGTGGACAATGCAGTATCAGTGAGTAGCAGGATTTGTCCACTCTCTCTGAGATTACAAGCCATTGCTCCAGCCAGAGTATCATGTCACTGTTAGTCAAGTGACTGCTGTGGAGCCCGCGCAGGTGGCAGGCGTGCCGCAAGGCGTCCGTACTCAACGATGCAACACCACCTTCTTTAATTATGGCCTTATCCATttccaatagtaaaaaagcTCTGTACTTTAATTTACTTTGGCGAAACACACTTTTTCTTAGACCATGAATCTGTATTAGATGACCCTGGAATAGAAATAAATGATTCAGTACTAAAATTCATTTTTCAAATCGCTATTGCAAAACAGGGTAGTAATACTTACACAATGACTATAGCTCAAGTTACTCAAATGGTATGGTCCTTGTGAGAACAGTAACTTGCAGGCGATAATTTCCTCAGCACTCGGATGCACGCCTGACCCCAGCATGGCAATGATTTTCCTGAACTTCTCCTTCATGACCACATCAGGTATGCTCTCGAGCTTGGCCTGTAGCGCACGGAAAGTTGGACGATTGTGTCTTAGTCTTTCTTTCAGCTCAATAACAGAGAATTCTGCTTTCTGTTGTATTGACCAGAAATGTGAACACAGCAGTGCCCTTGGTTTCAGGAAGCTAAAACATGAAGAAATGGAAAAAAGCTTGTTATGTATAAAAGTTATTGGACTGAAGTGTCAAATCAATTGTGGAATGTTAATAAACCAATATGAATGTACTACCTagtgctgcacccactttttgcTGGTGTTATTGAATCGAAGAATATATAAATGTGTTATAAACTGCACCAGTCACTAGGAAACTGATATTGAAccattaaaaactttttcattaaaacCATTCACATGTTAGAGTACtagtacttatatacttacgcCAGAGGAAATATGATGTAATTTCCAAAAGGTATGGCAGAGAGTATGAGCACCGGAGCTATTCGTAGCATATCACCGGGCATTTTAACATAGAGTTCCAGTTCTTGACGGCTCATATTTTGGAAACCTTGATCTCTGGCTAATCTTATTCGTAgtgataaatatgtttttaaatctttatagAAGTCTTTAATGCCAACACTGAAAACTCTGTACATTTTCATAGCAGAAGGAAACCTTTGTTCTAATACTTTGGCATAATTTGATAGATAATCAAGATATTGTTGTATTACATAAGTTCTaaacttttctttttcttgtttaaGAGCTTTTTTAGCATACATTGGTGGGTATGTCATGATAaacctgaaattaaataaaacattataataaaacattttttttaatgagatGTTAGAGAGGAAGATTTCCCTATACTCTACCCATAGTGCTCTGctgtaataattaataaagaaagtaaagtaaaatattaattgtcaagTAGTGGCTGGACGATGATAGCTGTTGGCAGTGTTGTGGTGCTTCTAGGGAGAGGcatatgttcagcagtggatgacttggaaaattaaaatgatagTTGCCAAAGGTAGTATTATTAGCTGTCAAATTCATATTAGTCAAGGTCTTCTGTCCCTATATCACTATATTAATCTACTCCTCTGCCTGCacagatggctgatctcaaagaGATGGGCTGCCATTGGTTAAAATTCGGCTAGTAGAAAATTAGTTTCAAGATCAGACTGTCATTGTGATTGGTGCCTCTTGAGAGCAATGAACCTAAACTGTATTGAATACTTTTAAGACACTGTCTTGTTTACATGGATCTAATGTGATCAGTTTTATATGCCAaactaagtattttatgtgtttATTTCCTAAATCACATTTAGGTTAAAAAGCAACATTTGCAATGTGGTATCTGTTGATGTCATTCTGGTGCAATTGTACATGTTAACTGGACTGCTAATACCTACTGGCATAGAATAATGTAccactgtacttgttattctgtGCTACTGGTGGTTTGCCACTGTCTGTCAATTAGTACATTTTTAAACCCAATGGTAATCGGTCAATGTGATGTGAGCCATTGCGCAGCATGTGACTATATAAAACCGAAAGAATATGGTAGGTAGCTACCTATTTTTGTTAAAGTAAATGGCTCACTTTACTATTAGTGAATTGCGATGGCTAAGGAACTAACGGACTCAATATTTGATCTTGTAACGTTCATTGTaccattttttattaattatatttgtatatatagAAGGAATTAAGAATTCTATTTGTGAGAACTAATAAGTACATCTATGAACTGTGTTACTTACCTACGTGAGCTTAGATCATGTTGTTTCGGGAAAGCCAAACAATAGTATCTGTTGCATTGGAAAAGTAACTTGGAAACCGATTTGATTCTATGCAAAGgcatgtttataaaaaaattaataatatttttcgttTCGTATCACCAGCAGCAGCAACTTCAAAACAAAACTGACATGAAATGATGAAACTGACATAAAATTAACTGTCAGCTGTAAGTGTCACTTTGACATCCATGGTTAacagaatattatttaggttttctgtatttttgtattggcCGCGTTCTCGCCGCCACGCCACGCCATCGCCATCGCGAACAGGCGAAgcaggcgcggcgcggcggcggcggagcgtATGGTTCAAGATGCCAACAGACTAGCGGATGCGGCTTACGGACGCGGCGACTTAAAGGTATCTAGGTATGCAATGTAGACTACGCTGTCCAAACTATCGGACGTAAGTCGCGGATGTAACCTTGGACTGAACTTCAGCTTTCAGACGTCCGAGAACGAGGGCACCTTTACCCACAAACACAGCGCCTCCCGCACAGCTTTCGGCCTGCCtgaagctgcgtacagaccgggccaaagaacgcccaacgaacgccaacggttatcccaacgatggatatttatcatacttaAGTTAACAAATCATTTAATCAAACTGTGAATATCTATGTACACAATACaatctaaataacttattctaaACTTAAGAAAAATTATGACTAAAGGTACCTAGCCTAACTATAGacaaaaaaaagaagaaaaaaaataaaataaatacagggcagattgcagcaacgaaggtcaacgaaaacCGTTCGTTGagccggtctgtacgcggcttGACGCGACGGCCACCACCTTGCTTGGATGCCAGACATAGACCTACTGTCAGAGACTCGTCAGAGACGTTGTACcttcaatattttaagaataaattcaatatttaacATAAACTGTAAAAAAGCCGATAGTGTGCACGGTCTTTTCGGACAGTTGGACAGAGCAGCAgctgacagccgcgtccgtaagccgcgcccgctagtgtgtcggcgccTTCAATTTTATCGATCAGTCACAGAGCAAATGCGCTGACTTGGTCCGAAACCATAGAACGGGGCTGCCAGAATGATTTCGTGGAGTTTTTACGggagtttattaaaatttgcgGTTCAGTAAACAAGAGCTTTATTAGATGAATCTCTAAAAATCACCTAACGTAGATCTTA contains the following coding sequences:
- the LOC105381590 gene encoding LETM1 domain-containing protein 1, translating into MPLHRIKSVSKLLFQCNRYYCLAFPKQHDLSSRRFIMTYPPMYAKKALKQEKEKFRTYVIQQYLDYLSNYAKVLEQRFPSAMKMYRVFSVGIKDFYKDLKTYLSLRIRLARDQGFQNMSRQELELYVKMPGDMLRIAPVLILSAIPFGNYIIFPLAFLKPRALLCSHFWSIQQKAEFSVIELKERLRHNRPTFRALQAKLESIPDVVMKEKFRKIIAMLGSGVHPSAEEIIACKLLFSQGPYHLSNLSYSHCGHLIQIHGLRKSVFRQSKLKYRAFLLLEMDKAIIKEGGVASLSTDALRHACHLRGLHSSHLTNSDMILWLEQWLVISERVDKSCYSLILHCPLFLAYNHPQNWMLIY